The following is a genomic window from Candidatus Aramenus sp. CH1.
GTATGAGGCTGTCACGAGGCCGTTGTGCCCCCCTCCTACTACGACTACGTCGTACATTATTCCTTCCTCTCCACCATCCACGCAAGTATCGCCGTGGCGAGGGCTATGGATACAAATCCTACAGCTAAGTAAGAGAATATTACTAATACTTCTTGAGTTGCCACATGGGATATTTTATAAGGTGGGTATTAACATTTATCCCTATGATCTTACCCGACTACGCAAACAACATTTACTCCCTCGCGTGCGGAGTGGCTGACTTCCTAGGAGTCAAGAGAAACTGCATAAGCAAGATACAACTCCAGGGGAGAAAGCTCGCCCTCGTGCTGATGGACGGCTTTGGTTGGAACATCATGGAGAGAGCAGGCGTAGTTAAGCAGGAAGCCAGGAAGATACAGACTGTGTTCCCGTCGACTACCTCCACAGTCCTCACTACGCTTTTCACGGCATTAACGCCAGGGGAACATGGGGTCTTAGGCTACAACACGTTTATTAAGGAGCTCGGGGGGATAATAAACACCCTGAAGTACACGCACCCAGCTGTGGACGTAAGGGATTCAATAAAGGACTCTGTGCCCTTTGAAAAGGCGTTCCCCGAGGTTAGGGGGTATCTGGGCGAGGTAACCGATAGGAAGACGCTAGAAGTGGTGCCGAAGGGGTTGGAGGACACAGAGTTTTCAAGGGCCATCCACGCGAAAACCACCGACCACAAGCCGTACGTCGACTGGTGGGACGGGCTTTACTTGTTCTCGCAGAGCCTACAAAACGACTACGACTTCATTTACTTCTATTTGCCCTACGTGGATACCTTGGCCCACAAGCACGGCCCTTACGTCGAACCCACCTTGCAGGCGGCGAGAGAGATATTCGAGTCACTTTACGGACTGGCAAAGAAACAC
Proteins encoded in this region:
- a CDS encoding alkaline phosphatase family protein; its protein translation is MILPDYANNIYSLACGVADFLGVKRNCISKIQLQGRKLALVLMDGFGWNIMERAGVVKQEARKIQTVFPSTTSTVLTTLFTALTPGEHGVLGYNTFIKELGGIINTLKYTHPAVDVRDSIKDSVPFEKAFPEVRGYLGEVTDRKTLEVVPKGLEDTEFSRAIHAKTTDHKPYVDWWDGLYLFSQSLQNDYDFIYFYLPYVDTLAHKHGPYVEPTLQAAREIFESLYGLAKKHPNYTFVITADHGHVEVSDNVFVKQDAELMKMLDLPPYGDSRALFLKSRYDLKTYLTRKYNVRVFQGEELTKLLGRMGNVEMPDFVAVPEDNKAYIYDYKEKGEYGKLKGHHGGLLPEEFEIPLVVING